Proteins encoded together in one Olsenella timonensis window:
- a CDS encoding citrate synthase — translation MIHLPKGGGRPILTPRDTPAFDHVADAYPMPSVGLGLPPVSDGLYHGYEDVDVVPAELYTRYDVKRGLRNADGSGVLVGLTTISNVHGYKRTDHGIEPDEGDLVYRGYHVADLIGASQAEDRFGYEEIAYLLIAGKLPTREELDDFRARIDARKQLPEGYFGIFPRATYSHNIMNVLQRATLLLYAFDPNPDDTSPTHEVDVALSLLGRWPRTAAVAHAAHKAQLADEKLMVPPVREGYSMAETVLDVLRSDDGFTHEEAMLLDVMLILHAEHGGGNNSTFTTRVLSSSGTDAYSAYAAAIGSLKGPKHGGANFKVSQMIDDVASHVRHWDSDDEVASYLAKIVRREAFDKSGLIYGLGHAVYTLSDPRAVIVKKYARRVAADKGLSERLGLIESIERLGPQVMHDIKGSGKALCANIDLYTGFIYSMLGIEPDLYTAIFAMARLAGWTAHRMEELYGAGRIIRPAYNSVMPHGGAYVPMDER, via the coding sequence ATGATTCACCTGCCCAAGGGCGGCGGAAGGCCCATTCTCACCCCGCGCGATACCCCGGCCTTCGACCACGTTGCCGACGCCTACCCCATGCCTTCGGTGGGCCTGGGGCTCCCTCCCGTCTCCGACGGGCTCTACCACGGCTACGAGGACGTGGACGTGGTGCCCGCCGAGCTCTACACCAGATACGACGTCAAGCGCGGCCTGCGCAACGCGGACGGCTCGGGCGTGCTCGTCGGCCTCACCACCATCTCCAACGTGCACGGCTACAAGCGCACCGACCACGGCATCGAGCCCGACGAGGGAGACCTCGTCTATCGCGGCTACCACGTCGCCGACCTCATCGGCGCCTCCCAGGCGGAGGACCGCTTTGGCTACGAGGAGATCGCGTACCTGCTCATCGCCGGCAAGCTGCCCACCCGCGAGGAACTCGACGACTTCCGCGCGCGCATCGACGCCCGCAAGCAGCTCCCCGAGGGCTACTTCGGCATCTTCCCGCGTGCCACGTACAGCCACAACATCATGAACGTGCTGCAGCGCGCGACGCTTCTGCTCTACGCCTTTGACCCCAACCCCGACGACACCTCGCCCACGCACGAGGTCGACGTGGCGCTCTCGCTGCTCGGGCGCTGGCCGCGCACGGCGGCCGTCGCCCATGCGGCCCACAAGGCCCAGCTCGCGGACGAGAAGCTCATGGTCCCGCCGGTGCGCGAGGGCTACTCGATGGCCGAGACCGTGCTCGACGTCCTGCGCTCGGACGACGGCTTCACGCACGAGGAGGCGATGCTCCTCGACGTCATGCTGATCCTCCACGCCGAGCACGGCGGCGGCAACAACTCGACGTTCACCACGCGCGTCCTCTCCTCCTCGGGCACCGACGCCTACTCGGCCTACGCGGCGGCGATCGGCTCGCTCAAGGGCCCCAAGCACGGCGGGGCCAACTTCAAGGTCAGTCAGATGATCGACGACGTCGCCTCCCACGTGCGCCACTGGGACTCCGACGACGAGGTGGCGAGCTACCTCGCCAAGATCGTCCGCAGGGAGGCCTTCGACAAGAGCGGCCTCATCTACGGCCTGGGGCACGCGGTATACACGCTCTCCGACCCGCGCGCCGTCATCGTGAAGAAGTACGCCCGCCGCGTCGCCGCCGACAAGGGCCTCTCCGAGCGCCTTGGCCTCATCGAGAGCATCGAGCGCCTGGGCCCGCAGGTCATGCATGACATCAAGGGCTCGGGCAAGGCGCTGTGCGCCAACATCGACCTCTACACGGGCTTCATCTACTCCATGCTCGGAATCGAGCCGGACCTCTACACCGCCATCTTCGCGATGGCCCGCCTCGCCGGCTGGACCGCGCACCGCATGGAGGAGCTCTACGGCGCCGGCCGCATCATCCGCCCCGCCTACAACTCCGTGATGCCCCATGGGGGCGCCTACGTGCCCATGGACGAGCGGTAG
- the brnQ gene encoding branched-chain amino acid transport system II carrier protein codes for MGTDAPADARLSRRQSLFVGVTLFSMFFGAGNLILPPLLGVQAGRDALPALLGFLVAGVGLPVLGIVVVALSGTLGELAARVHPLFSRVFVAMVYLAIGPCLAIPRTASTAFEMLSPLLPASWSPEASRLAFSILFFVVAFVLALRPGRLTRLLGRLTGPSLILLIVLVVGASVLSLAGADDLPSVAPVAPYDEGPAVQGFLTGYQTMDLLASLTFGIVIASNVRGLGVEGDRGVMREVCRAGAIAGVLMVAVYGGLAVVGVEQGEALAGVTNGAAVITASATAHFGVAGTVVVAAIFLLACLNVCIGLISCCGSYFAGELPRVSYRSCALVFAVFSCAVSNLGLDAIIDLSATLLGVLYPVAIVLVVLGLLRGRLACAGPLWRWTVAVAAVASAAEAACDAWGVSLGALPLADVGLGWVCPVLVAALLALVLPPSDRKGLA; via the coding sequence ATGGGGACGGACGCGCCGGCGGATGCCCGGCTCTCCCGGCGGCAGTCGCTGTTCGTCGGGGTGACGCTCTTCTCTATGTTCTTCGGGGCGGGCAACCTCATCCTGCCGCCGCTGCTGGGGGTCCAGGCCGGGCGCGACGCCCTGCCCGCGCTGCTCGGCTTTCTCGTGGCGGGCGTCGGCCTGCCGGTGCTCGGCATCGTCGTCGTGGCGCTCTCGGGTACGCTCGGCGAGCTGGCGGCGCGCGTTCATCCGCTGTTCTCCCGCGTCTTTGTTGCCATGGTCTACCTCGCGATCGGCCCGTGCCTTGCCATCCCGCGCACGGCCTCGACGGCCTTTGAGATGCTCTCTCCGCTGCTGCCCGCCTCGTGGTCGCCCGAGGCGTCGCGGCTCGCGTTCTCGATCCTGTTCTTCGTGGTCGCCTTCGTGCTCGCGCTGCGCCCAGGGCGGCTCACGCGCCTGCTCGGGCGGCTGACCGGACCGTCCCTCATCCTGCTCATCGTGCTCGTCGTGGGGGCGTCGGTCCTCTCGCTCGCGGGCGCCGACGACCTGCCGTCCGTCGCCCCGGTCGCCCCCTATGACGAGGGGCCAGCCGTGCAGGGCTTCCTCACGGGCTACCAGACCATGGACCTGCTCGCGTCGCTCACCTTTGGCATCGTCATCGCCAGCAACGTGCGCGGCCTCGGCGTCGAGGGCGATCGCGGCGTCATGCGCGAGGTCTGTCGCGCCGGGGCGATCGCGGGCGTCCTCATGGTCGCCGTCTACGGCGGCCTCGCCGTGGTCGGCGTCGAGCAGGGCGAGGCGCTCGCCGGCGTCACCAACGGCGCGGCGGTCATCACCGCCTCGGCGACCGCGCACTTCGGGGTCGCGGGCACGGTGGTGGTCGCGGCCATCTTCCTGCTTGCCTGCCTGAACGTCTGCATCGGGCTCATCAGCTGCTGCGGCTCCTACTTCGCCGGGGAGCTGCCGCGCGTCTCCTATCGCTCCTGCGCCCTGGTCTTCGCGGTCTTCTCATGCGCGGTCTCCAACCTCGGGCTCGACGCGATCATCGACCTCTCCGCGACGCTGCTCGGGGTGCTGTACCCGGTGGCCATCGTGCTCGTCGTGCTGGGACTGCTCCGCGGCCGGCTGGCGTGCGCCGGTCCCCTCTGGCGCTGGACGGTGGCCGTCGCCGCCGTCGCGAGCGCGGCGGAGGCCGCCTGTGATGCGTGGGGCGTGTCACTCGGCGCCCTGCCGCTTGCCGATGTGGGCCTCGGCTGGGTGTGTCCCGTCCTCGTCGCGGCGCTGCTCGCGCTCGTCCTTCCGCCCTCCGATCGAAAGGGGCTCGCATGA
- a CDS encoding KUP/HAK/KT family potassium transporter: MATTAAPARRARYTGIPLSAAMVLVTLGVVYGDIGTSPMYTLKAIIAGNGGLPTMSQDVVLGALSLIIWTLTLITTVKYVLVAMKADNHNEGGIFALYSLVRRCGRWLIIPAMIGGAALLADGILTPAVTVTTAIEGLRTVDFIYDVIGDNQGIVVAIVICILCVLFFLQKAGTSTIGKLFGPVMTLWFAFLAFAGLMNIGLDLSVLRAFNPLRGIMFLFDGNLNAAGLMVLGNVFLCTTGAEALYSDMGHVGKPNIYATWPFVKVCLILNYLGQGAWIIANAGNADLAAISDLNPFFQMLPGQMRVFAVLLSTFAAIIASQALITGSYSIVSEAVRLDLMPHMRINYPSETKGQIYIPLVNNIMWIGCICVVLLFQTSAHMEAAYGLAITVTMLMTTILLTSYLSKVRRRTALAVPFAIFFGAIEFMFFFSSLTKFFHGGYVTVIMSFLIFVVMYVWRRGTAVERTQTVYLPVREYLDQLFDLSHDEDYPLLADNLVFLTNDSSFDKLDRDILYSILDKRPKRAKAYYFLNVQVTDEPHTHEFIVNDFDTDFLFKVQLRLGFKVNQRINTYLYQIVADLMERGQLAPQNHKYSIYREHGTVGDFRFCLIRKVISPETDISGFDQRLIELKYLIRSFCGSPARWYGLENSSVIFEYVPLFSKTKRQHKLTRRPLEEVAPQVAARLAESRESAEDDEDIFSVRMRDEREAQTEEAVRGLVGGDTATFRPLVINEEDEEESASGEGAE, from the coding sequence ATGGCAACGACGGCTGCGCCCGCGCGCAGGGCCCGCTACACGGGCATCCCGCTGTCCGCGGCAATGGTCCTGGTCACCCTGGGCGTCGTGTACGGCGACATCGGCACGAGCCCGATGTACACCCTGAAGGCGATCATCGCCGGCAACGGCGGCCTTCCCACCATGTCCCAGGACGTGGTCCTGGGCGCCCTCTCGCTCATCATCTGGACGCTCACCCTCATCACCACGGTCAAGTACGTGCTCGTGGCCATGAAGGCCGACAACCACAACGAGGGCGGCATCTTCGCGCTCTACAGCCTGGTCAGGCGCTGCGGCAGATGGCTCATCATCCCCGCCATGATCGGCGGGGCGGCGCTTCTCGCCGACGGCATCCTCACCCCGGCGGTGACCGTCACCACGGCAATCGAGGGCCTGCGCACCGTCGACTTCATCTATGACGTCATCGGTGACAACCAGGGCATCGTGGTCGCCATCGTGATCTGCATCCTGTGCGTCCTCTTCTTCCTCCAGAAGGCGGGCACCTCCACGATCGGCAAGCTCTTCGGCCCGGTCATGACGCTGTGGTTCGCCTTCCTCGCCTTCGCCGGCCTCATGAACATCGGCCTGGACCTCAGCGTCCTGCGCGCCTTCAACCCGCTGCGCGGCATCATGTTCCTCTTCGACGGCAACCTCAACGCCGCCGGCCTCATGGTGCTCGGCAACGTCTTCCTGTGCACCACCGGCGCCGAGGCCCTCTACTCGGACATGGGGCACGTGGGCAAGCCCAACATCTACGCCACCTGGCCGTTCGTGAAGGTCTGCCTCATCCTCAACTACCTCGGCCAGGGAGCCTGGATCATCGCCAACGCCGGCAACGCCGACCTCGCCGCCATCTCCGACCTCAACCCGTTCTTCCAGATGCTGCCCGGTCAGATGCGCGTCTTCGCCGTCCTGCTCTCCACCTTTGCCGCCATCATCGCCTCCCAGGCGCTCATCACCGGCTCCTACTCCATCGTCTCCGAGGCCGTGCGGCTCGACCTCATGCCCCACATGCGCATCAACTACCCCTCCGAGACCAAGGGGCAGATCTACATTCCGCTCGTCAACAACATCATGTGGATCGGCTGCATCTGCGTCGTGCTGCTGTTCCAGACCTCGGCCCACATGGAGGCGGCATACGGCCTGGCCATCACGGTCACGATGCTCATGACCACGATCCTGCTCACGTCCTACCTCTCCAAGGTCCGGCGCAGGACCGCGCTCGCCGTCCCGTTCGCGATCTTCTTCGGGGCCATCGAGTTCATGTTCTTCTTCTCGAGCCTCACGAAGTTCTTCCACGGCGGCTATGTCACCGTCATCATGAGCTTCCTGATCTTCGTGGTCATGTACGTGTGGCGCCGCGGGACCGCCGTCGAGCGCACGCAGACGGTCTACCTGCCCGTCCGCGAGTACCTGGACCAGCTCTTCGACCTCTCCCACGACGAGGACTACCCGCTGCTTGCCGACAACCTGGTCTTCCTCACCAACGACTCGTCGTTCGACAAGCTCGACCGCGACATCCTCTACTCGATCCTGGACAAGCGGCCCAAGCGCGCCAAGGCGTACTACTTCCTCAACGTCCAGGTGACCGACGAGCCGCACACCCACGAGTTCATCGTCAACGACTTCGACACCGACTTCCTCTTCAAGGTGCAGCTGCGCCTGGGCTTCAAGGTCAACCAGCGCATCAACACCTACCTCTACCAGATCGTCGCCGACCTGATGGAGCGCGGCCAGCTCGCCCCCCAGAACCACAAGTACTCGATCTACCGCGAGCATGGCACGGTCGGCGACTTCCGCTTCTGCCTCATCCGCAAGGTGATCTCCCCGGAGACCGACATCTCCGGCTTTGACCAGCGCCTCATCGAGCTCAAGTACCTCATCCGCAGCTTCTGCGGCTCGCCGGCGCGCTGGTACGGCCTGGAGAACTCGAGCGTGATCTTCGAGTACGTCCCGCTCTTCTCCAAGACCAAGCGCCAGCACAAGCTCACGCGTCGCCCGCTCGAGGAGGTTGCGCCGCAGGTGGCGGCCCGCCTCGCCGAGAGCCGCGAGAGCGCCGAGGACGACGAGGACATCTTCTCCGTCCGCATGAGGGACGAGCGCGAGGCGCAGACCGAGGAGGCGGTTCGCGGCCTCGTGGGCGGCGACACGGCCACGTTCCGACCGCTCGTCATCAACGAGGAGGACGAGGAGGAGTCGGCGTCCGGGGAGGGCGCCGAGTAG
- a CDS encoding peptidylprolyl isomerase yields MTARNKRLLPLVLLAVLAVLVLLVVSSLPVGDAPAEGDGASEAGQQADPDDPYATGVHHARIDVEGYGSIEVTLNANVAPITVSNFCHLAEDGFYDGLTFHRVVPGFMIQGGDPAGDGTGGSGATIKGEFSDNGVENSIPHVRGTISMARASDPDSASSQFFIMQETAPSLDGQYAAFGTVTSGMEVVDAICEKVVAADEQSGLVAPEDQPVITTVEVLD; encoded by the coding sequence ATGACCGCTCGCAACAAGAGGCTGCTCCCGCTCGTCCTTCTCGCCGTCCTGGCCGTCCTGGTGCTGCTGGTGGTGAGCTCGCTGCCGGTGGGGGACGCCCCCGCGGAGGGGGACGGGGCGTCCGAGGCGGGGCAGCAGGCCGACCCTGACGACCCGTACGCGACCGGCGTCCACCACGCGCGCATCGACGTGGAGGGGTACGGCTCGATCGAGGTGACGCTCAACGCCAACGTGGCCCCGATCACGGTCTCCAACTTCTGCCACCTGGCAGAGGACGGCTTCTACGACGGCCTCACGTTCCATCGCGTGGTGCCCGGCTTCATGATCCAGGGCGGCGACCCCGCCGGCGACGGCACGGGAGGGTCGGGCGCCACGATCAAGGGGGAGTTCTCCGACAACGGCGTGGAGAACAGCATCCCGCACGTGCGGGGCACCATCTCCATGGCGCGCGCCTCCGACCCCGACTCGGCGAGCTCGCAGTTCTTCATCATGCAGGAGACCGCGCCCTCGCTCGACGGGCAGTACGCCGCCTTTGGGACCGTGACCTCGGGCATGGAGGTCGTCGACGCCATCTGCGAGAAGGTCGTCGCGGCGGACGAGCAGAGCGGGCTGGTTGCGCCCGAGGACCAGCCCGTCATCACCACGGTCGAGGTCCTCGACTAG
- a CDS encoding glycosyltransferase family 2 protein, which produces MSDVATPDLSVVVPCYNERESLPAFADELSRVLGPMRAEKGLCFELVLVDDGSSDGTLDVMRSLAERDDLPCQVRWISFSRNFGKESALIAGLEAARGACVATMDADLQDPPSLLPEMYDLLCAGDCDSVATRRVTRAGEPPIRSACARLFYRVINRISDADIVDGARDFRLMSRPMVDAVLSLGERNRFTKGIYGWVGFRTVWLPYENVERVAGETKWSFFKLAAYALDGITAFSTAPLAFASVMGIALCVVALAFAVFVIVRAALFGDPVDGWPSLMTVILLVAGVQLLCLGVIGQYLAKTYLETKRRPLYLVRERGEGPCARETGDGRGEGDAAGRAAR; this is translated from the coding sequence ATGTCAGACGTCGCGACCCCGGACCTTTCCGTCGTGGTCCCCTGCTACAACGAGCGGGAGAGCCTCCCCGCCTTCGCCGACGAGCTGTCCCGCGTGCTCGGTCCCATGCGCGCCGAGAAGGGCCTGTGCTTCGAGCTCGTGCTCGTGGACGACGGGTCCTCCGACGGCACCCTCGACGTCATGCGCTCCCTCGCCGAGCGCGACGACCTGCCCTGCCAGGTGCGCTGGATCTCCTTCTCGCGCAACTTCGGCAAGGAGTCGGCGCTGATCGCCGGGCTCGAGGCGGCGCGCGGCGCCTGCGTCGCCACGATGGACGCCGACCTGCAGGACCCGCCCTCCCTGCTGCCCGAGATGTACGACCTCCTCTGCGCGGGCGACTGTGACAGCGTGGCCACGCGACGTGTGACGCGTGCCGGCGAGCCGCCCATCCGCTCGGCCTGCGCGCGGCTGTTCTACCGCGTCATCAACAGGATCTCCGACGCCGACATCGTCGACGGCGCGCGCGACTTCCGCCTCATGTCGCGCCCGATGGTCGACGCGGTCCTCTCCCTGGGGGAGCGCAACCGCTTCACCAAGGGAATCTACGGCTGGGTGGGCTTCAGGACCGTGTGGCTTCCCTACGAGAACGTGGAGCGCGTGGCGGGGGAGACCAAGTGGAGCTTCTTCAAGCTGGCCGCCTACGCCCTCGACGGGATCACGGCGTTCTCCACGGCGCCGCTGGCCTTCGCCTCGGTCATGGGCATCGCGCTGTGCGTCGTGGCCCTCGCCTTCGCCGTCTTCGTGATCGTGCGCGCCGCGCTCTTCGGCGACCCGGTCGACGGGTGGCCCTCGCTCATGACCGTCATCCTGCTCGTTGCGGGCGTCCAGCTGCTCTGTCTGGGCGTCATCGGGCAGTATCTCGCGAAGACGTACCTCGAGACCAAGCGCCGGCCGCTCTATCTGGTGCGCGAGCGGGGCGAGGGCCCCTGCGCGCGCGAGACGGGGGACGGCCGTGGCGAGGGGGATGCCGCCGGCAGAGCGGCCCGCTAG
- a CDS encoding ACT domain-containing protein: MTSNQETSGGRAVITVLGGDRPGIVAAVAGALSERDANILDISQTILQGIFTMTMLVDLAQADFAELKACLDKLSEGLGVQIMMQREEVFRYMYRL, translated from the coding sequence ATGACGTCCAATCAGGAGACCAGCGGCGGCAGGGCCGTCATCACCGTGCTGGGAGGCGACCGCCCGGGCATCGTCGCCGCGGTGGCGGGCGCGCTCAGCGAGCGCGATGCCAACATCTTGGACATCTCGCAGACGATCCTGCAGGGCATCTTCACGATGACCATGCTCGTCGACCTTGCCCAGGCAGACTTCGCCGAGCTCAAGGCCTGCCTCGACAAGCTCTCCGAGGGTCTCGGCGTGCAGATCATGATGCAGCGCGAGGAGGTCTTCAGGTACATGTACCGCCTCTAG
- a CDS encoding class I SAM-dependent methyltransferase has product MEFVATCPKGFERLLADELARLGVPQVRPLAGQVSFGGSLADAYRACLWSRLASRVLLVLARVGAGDADELYEGVSGVDWESHLAPGATLVVDAHGTNARLRNTQFVALRTKDAIVDRLVSVRGARPMVDTVRADVTVSVRLSSQRATLAIDLAGEPLFRRGYASRADGRLASLRPDYAAALLAAGGWDDLVRSADARLAALWPGQGSILVEAASAALDRAPGLLRSRWGFAGWAGHDADAWRDLLAEADERAAAGEGRPCSLVACDDRPGAAAACRQALRGAGVGVGVVTCAPADVPADAALLACDLSWVGEGELAVEATALSELSAAAGRRLVALSRDAAPDAALRSEPASVVEVIVGRDPATIRAYAPSDEVGPAASVGLPDGGRASVLVASSEQFARRLAKVARLRARWARREDVTCYRVYDADLPDYAVAIELYEGSETPGRWLTVSEYAAPRGVDPELARRRLLDVLTIAPRVLGVAPSDVSLRVRTRARGGSQYAGEGSAGAGVPRERRSPRRGDRPRLPEGAHLVDEGGLTFEVNFSQRLDCGIFLDHRETRSRIREMMKQTKGSKRFLNLFAYTGTATVYAADGGARHTTTVDLSRPSLEWARRNMARNGFAGPEHEFVQADVLEWVTEQRHTRNRWDLVFCDVPTFSNSARMRKSSFDVQRDHAELIIGVSRLLVRGGRAIFSCNLRTFRPDEDKLARAGVRLTDISDETIPEDFSRNRRIHRAYLVERA; this is encoded by the coding sequence ATGGAGTTTGTGGCGACGTGCCCCAAGGGCTTCGAGCGGCTGCTGGCGGACGAGCTGGCGCGACTGGGGGTGCCGCAGGTGCGTCCGCTCGCCGGCCAGGTGTCCTTTGGCGGCTCGCTGGCGGACGCCTACCGGGCGTGCCTGTGGTCGCGCCTGGCGTCGCGCGTGCTGCTCGTGCTCGCGCGCGTCGGCGCCGGCGACGCCGACGAGCTCTACGAGGGCGTCTCGGGCGTCGACTGGGAGAGCCACCTCGCACCCGGCGCGACGCTCGTGGTGGACGCCCACGGCACCAACGCCCGGCTCCGCAACACGCAGTTCGTGGCGCTGCGCACCAAGGACGCCATCGTGGACCGCCTGGTCTCCGTCCGGGGCGCGCGCCCGATGGTGGACACAGTGCGCGCGGACGTGACCGTCTCCGTGAGGCTCTCCTCCCAGCGCGCGACCCTGGCGATAGACCTCGCCGGGGAGCCGCTCTTCCGGCGCGGCTACGCGTCGCGCGCCGACGGGCGGCTGGCCTCGCTGCGTCCGGACTACGCCGCCGCGCTTCTCGCCGCCGGCGGCTGGGACGACCTCGTGCGCTCCGCCGACGCGCGCCTCGCCGCCCTGTGGCCGGGGCAGGGGAGCATCCTGGTGGAGGCCGCCTCCGCCGCGCTCGACCGCGCGCCGGGGCTGCTGCGGTCTCGCTGGGGCTTTGCGGGCTGGGCCGGGCATGACGCCGACGCCTGGCGGGACCTCCTCGCGGAGGCGGACGAGCGCGCCGCCGCGGGGGAGGGGCGGCCGTGCTCGCTCGTCGCCTGCGACGACCGGCCCGGCGCGGCCGCGGCATGTCGCCAGGCGCTGCGCGGCGCGGGCGTCGGCGTCGGCGTCGTGACGTGCGCCCCGGCCGACGTCCCGGCCGACGCCGCCCTTCTCGCCTGCGACCTGTCCTGGGTGGGGGAGGGCGAGCTCGCCGTCGAGGCGACGGCGCTCTCGGAGCTCTCCGCGGCGGCGGGGCGCAGGCTCGTCGCGCTCTCCCGCGACGCCGCCCCGGACGCGGCGCTGCGGAGCGAGCCAGCCTCCGTGGTCGAGGTCATCGTCGGGCGCGACCCGGCGACCATCCGCGCCTATGCGCCGAGCGACGAGGTCGGGCCCGCGGCGTCGGTCGGGCTTCCCGACGGCGGGCGCGCGAGCGTGCTCGTGGCGTCCTCCGAGCAGTTTGCCCGCCGCCTCGCCAAGGTGGCCCGCCTCCGGGCCAGGTGGGCGCGGCGCGAGGACGTGACCTGCTATCGCGTCTACGACGCCGACCTGCCCGACTACGCCGTGGCGATAGAGCTCTACGAGGGCTCCGAGACCCCGGGACGCTGGCTCACGGTCTCCGAGTACGCCGCCCCGCGCGGCGTGGACCCCGAGCTCGCGCGCCGCCGGCTGCTCGACGTGCTGACGATCGCGCCGCGCGTGCTCGGCGTGGCGCCGTCCGACGTGAGCCTGCGCGTCCGGACCCGGGCGCGCGGCGGCTCGCAGTATGCGGGCGAGGGGTCCGCGGGGGCCGGGGTGCCGCGGGAGCGGCGTTCCCCCCGCCGGGGAGACCGGCCGCGGCTCCCGGAGGGCGCGCACCTCGTGGACGAGGGCGGGCTCACCTTCGAGGTCAACTTCTCCCAGCGCCTGGACTGCGGGATCTTCCTCGACCACCGCGAGACCCGCTCGCGCATCCGCGAGATGATGAAGCAGACCAAGGGGTCCAAGCGCTTCCTCAACCTCTTCGCCTACACCGGCACCGCCACGGTCTACGCCGCCGACGGCGGCGCGCGCCACACCACGACGGTCGACCTCTCGCGGCCCTCGCTCGAGTGGGCGCGGCGCAACATGGCGCGCAACGGCTTCGCGGGCCCCGAGCACGAGTTCGTGCAGGCGGACGTGCTCGAGTGGGTCACCGAGCAGCGTCATACGCGCAACCGCTGGGACCTCGTCTTCTGCGACGTGCCCACGTTCTCCAACTCGGCGCGCATGCGCAAGAGCTCCTTTGACGTGCAGCGCGACCACGCGGAGCTGATCATCGGCGTCTCTCGGCTGCTCGTGCGCGGCGGCCGCGCGATCTTCTCGTGCAACCTGCGCACCTTCAGACCCGACGAGGACAAGCTCGCCCGCGCCGGCGTGCGCCTCACCGACATCTCTGACGAGACCATCCCCGAGGACTTCTCGCGCAACCGGAGGATCCATCGCGCCTACCTCGTGGAGCGCGCGTAG
- a CDS encoding CarD family transcriptional regulator, whose product MYSVGDYLVHPGQGVCQVKDVTDGPQAVYRLLPIGKRHPVHISFPVANEGRLRPVLSRAEAEQIIEDYPTIEVERFQARNNSLEEEHYRNEMRQGSCRDSVRIVKTFRARIDELSARNKRPPVAYERILKEARERSSSEFAVALGCTPEDVMLLLRRSMGEEPEQN is encoded by the coding sequence ATGTATTCCGTCGGAGACTATCTCGTTCACCCGGGGCAGGGCGTGTGTCAGGTGAAGGATGTGACGGACGGCCCCCAGGCGGTCTACCGGCTGCTCCCCATCGGGAAGCGCCATCCGGTGCACATCAGCTTCCCGGTCGCCAACGAGGGGCGCCTCCGCCCCGTCCTCTCGCGCGCCGAGGCCGAGCAGATCATCGAGGACTACCCCACGATCGAGGTCGAGCGCTTCCAGGCACGCAACAACTCCCTCGAGGAGGAGCACTACCGCAACGAGATGCGCCAGGGCTCCTGCCGGGACTCCGTTCGCATCGTGAAGACGTTCCGCGCCAGGATAGACGAGCTCTCCGCGCGCAACAAGCGCCCGCCCGTGGCCTACGAGCGCATCCTCAAGGAGGCCCGCGAGCGCTCCAGCTCCGAGTTCGCCGTCGCGCTCGGCTGCACGCCCGAGGACGTCATGCTGCTCCTGCGGCGCAGCATGGGCGAGGAGCCCGAGCAGAACTAG